The Sphingomonas sp. KR3-1 genome contains a region encoding:
- a CDS encoding MFS transporter, whose amino-acid sequence MTETSGYSRGTPGYRRLTLAMLFAGFSTFSLLYSAQPLLPLFAREFGLSAEVSSLAISLATGPLAVAIVIAGMLSDKLGRRPLMVAAMFGAGVLTMLTGLAPGWDALLALRLLTGIALAGMPAVAMAYVSEEIEPRSVGPAMGLYIAGSGIGGMAGRLGVSLMTSLVDWRWGLIVVGLVGIAMAEGFRRLAPRSRRFVPQPVHPRAVFTAGRELLKDRAMPLLYAEAFLLMGVFVTIYNYVGFRLLAPPFSLSHAAIGAIFLLYLLGSLSSTWFGHLAEKRGRRLIFWIPTAMLLVGTALTASHLLPLVVAGIGIVTIGFFGAHSIASSWVGRRARASRGQAAAFYLFFYYLGSSLLGSAGGVAWTGWGWSGVAAYCGVLTVMALAIAAKLSTIPPLALPEVTPVRAMGTD is encoded by the coding sequence ATGACTGAAACCAGCGGCTATTCCCGCGGCACTCCCGGCTATCGGCGCCTGACGCTCGCGATGCTGTTCGCGGGGTTCTCGACCTTTTCGCTGCTCTATTCGGCGCAGCCGCTGCTGCCGCTGTTCGCCCGCGAGTTCGGGCTGAGCGCCGAGGTGTCGAGCCTGGCGATCTCGCTTGCCACCGGGCCGCTCGCCGTCGCGATCGTCATCGCCGGCATGCTTTCGGACAAGCTCGGCCGGCGGCCGCTGATGGTCGCGGCGATGTTCGGCGCCGGCGTGCTGACCATGCTCACCGGGCTGGCACCGGGCTGGGACGCGCTGCTCGCGCTACGCCTGCTCACCGGCATCGCGCTGGCCGGCATGCCCGCTGTCGCCATGGCCTATGTCAGCGAGGAGATCGAGCCGCGCTCGGTGGGCCCGGCAATGGGGCTCTATATCGCTGGCAGCGGCATCGGCGGCATGGCCGGGCGGCTGGGCGTGAGCCTGATGACCAGCCTGGTCGACTGGCGCTGGGGGCTGATCGTCGTCGGGCTGGTCGGCATCGCGATGGCCGAGGGCTTTCGCCGCCTCGCCCCGCGCTCGCGCCGCTTCGTGCCGCAGCCGGTGCACCCGCGCGCCGTGTTCACCGCCGGGCGCGAGCTGCTCAAGGACCGCGCGATGCCGTTGCTCTATGCCGAGGCGTTCCTGCTGATGGGCGTGTTCGTCACCATCTATAATTATGTCGGCTTCCGCCTGCTCGCGCCGCCGTTCAGCCTGAGCCATGCGGCGATCGGCGCGATCTTCCTGCTCTATCTGCTCGGCTCGCTGAGCTCGACCTGGTTCGGGCACCTGGCCGAGAAGCGCGGGCGGCGGCTGATCTTCTGGATCCCGACCGCGATGCTGCTGGTCGGCACCGCGCTCACCGCCTCGCACCTGTTGCCTTTGGTGGTGGCGGGGATCGGCATCGTCACCATCGGCTTTTTCGGCGCGCACTCGATCGCCTCGAGCTGGGTCGGAAGGCGCGCGCGGGCGAGCCGGGGGCAGGCCGCGGCCTTCTATCTGTTCTTCTACTATCTCGGATCGAGCCTGCTTGGCTCCGCGGGCGGCGTCGCCTGGACCGGCTGGGGCTGGAGCGGCGTGGCCGCCTATTGCGGGGTGCTGACGGTGATGGCGCTGGCGATCGCGGCGAAGCTCTCGACGATCCCGCCGCTGGCGCTGCCCGAGGTTACGCCGGTGCGGGCGATGGGGACGGACTAG
- the rhuM gene encoding RhuM family protein, producing the protein MTDLEPVHLHEDEVTGDRFLIYGSDSGVHIELQYQGDRLWMTQAQIAALFGRDVSTVSRHISTILEDGELDESNLQKTQIASSAKPITLYSLDMVISVGYRVSSTQATQFRRWATDKLVQFATKGFVIDAPKLKNPDAQDRVAELREIIRDIRSDEANVYRELRQICAMCQDYDGQSQAWHEFYRLTQAKLIYAVCSNTPAEVLRTRADASEPNMGLQAWPNDNIRKSDVTTSKNYLASAEIKELNRLTTILLDIFEDQLDLGRLHTMVEAASLLDGQLSNLGRVVLRNGGRVSMTDAKAHAEREYGKYKAQQKQLRHREADKAIAEIKAAQKSFPKGRRS; encoded by the coding sequence ATGACCGATTTGGAACCTGTGCATCTGCACGAGGATGAAGTGACTGGAGATCGTTTCCTGATCTACGGCAGCGATTCCGGTGTCCACATCGAGCTTCAATATCAAGGCGATCGCCTGTGGATGACCCAGGCACAGATCGCCGCCCTTTTCGGCCGCGACGTTTCGACGGTGTCCCGGCATATCAGCACTATCCTTGAGGATGGTGAGCTCGACGAGAGCAATTTGCAAAAAACGCAAATTGCTTCCTCGGCCAAGCCGATCACCCTCTACAGCTTGGATATGGTCATCTCGGTCGGCTACCGGGTTTCCTCCACCCAGGCGACGCAGTTTCGGCGATGGGCCACTGACAAGCTGGTGCAATTCGCCACCAAGGGGTTTGTCATTGACGCTCCCAAGCTGAAGAATCCTGACGCGCAGGATCGTGTAGCCGAACTTCGCGAGATCATCCGGGACATCCGGTCGGATGAAGCGAATGTATATCGCGAACTGCGTCAAATCTGCGCGATGTGTCAGGATTATGATGGGCAATCCCAAGCGTGGCACGAATTCTACAGGCTGACGCAAGCTAAGTTGATCTATGCGGTGTGTTCAAACACGCCTGCGGAGGTGCTGCGCACACGCGCCGATGCAAGCGAACCGAACATGGGCCTTCAGGCGTGGCCCAATGACAATATCCGGAAATCGGACGTCACGACGTCGAAGAACTATCTGGCTTCGGCGGAGATTAAGGAGCTGAATCGGCTCACCACGATCCTTCTCGACATTTTTGAAGATCAGCTGGACCTTGGCAGACTTCACACCATGGTCGAAGCGGCGAGCCTCCTTGATGGTCAGCTCAGCAATTTGGGCCGCGTGGTGCTGCGAAATGGTGGGCGCGTTTCAATGACAGACGCTAAGGCACATGCCGAGCGGGAATACGGGAAATACAAGGCGCAGCAGAAACAGCTTCGCCATCGCGAAGCCGATAAAGCCATTGCCGAAATAAAGGCTGCGCAGAAGTCTTTCCCTAAAGGACGGCGCAGCTAG
- a CDS encoding HNH endonuclease: MANGVFIHREDSIYRDTPAVRYHFPRQYLGRAQACIGDWILYYEPVKVRQSRGYWAVARVESIVPDEDQPGMYYARVEPGSFLQFSTPVPFMVDGEWVERGLLNDQAKLSGRAQAAVRPISTQDFIRIVNLDLRDEDELLPRRDAPENRVREEGPAFQFEDRERVRQLVSRPLRDRAFRRTVLDAYDARCALTGLKLINGGGRAEAEAAHIRPVEANGPDIVSNGLALSGTVHWMFDRGLLSLKDDLTILISRHVNDRDGIAPLLNRSGRARPPSRGADQPHPLFLGWHREHCFKA, translated from the coding sequence ATGGCGAACGGCGTCTTCATCCACCGCGAGGACTCGATCTATCGGGATACGCCGGCCGTCCGCTATCACTTCCCCAGGCAATATCTCGGACGGGCGCAGGCCTGTATCGGCGACTGGATCCTCTATTACGAGCCGGTGAAGGTCCGGCAGAGCCGTGGCTATTGGGCGGTAGCGCGGGTGGAATCGATCGTTCCCGATGAGGATCAGCCCGGCATGTATTATGCGAGGGTCGAGCCCGGCAGCTTCCTGCAGTTCAGCACGCCGGTGCCGTTCATGGTCGACGGAGAATGGGTCGAACGCGGCCTGCTGAACGACCAGGCGAAACTTTCCGGCCGTGCGCAGGCGGCGGTACGCCCGATCTCGACCCAGGATTTCATCCGCATCGTCAATCTCGACCTGCGTGACGAGGACGAGCTGCTCCCCCGCCGCGACGCGCCCGAGAATCGCGTGCGCGAGGAAGGGCCGGCTTTCCAGTTCGAGGATCGTGAACGCGTCCGGCAACTGGTGTCACGGCCGCTGCGGGACCGCGCCTTCCGCCGCACCGTGCTCGACGCCTATGATGCCCGCTGCGCGCTGACCGGCCTCAAGCTGATCAATGGCGGCGGCCGCGCCGAGGCGGAGGCCGCGCATATCCGCCCGGTCGAGGCCAATGGGCCGGATATCGTCTCCAACGGCCTCGCGCTGTCGGGAACGGTGCACTGGATGTTCGATCGCGGGCTATTGTCGCTGAAGGACGACCTGACGATCCTGATCTCGCGCCACGTCAACGATCGCGACGGCATCGCGCCGTTGCTCAACCGCTCGGGCCGCGCCCGGCCGCCCTCGCGCGGTGCGGATCAACCGCATCCGCTGTTCCTGGGCTGGCACCGGGAACATTGCTTCAAGGCCTGA